From Methylosinus sp. C49, one genomic window encodes:
- a CDS encoding DotI/IcmL/TraM family protein — protein sequence MQNEHAAINRRLSDPDFQASLLSRSIGLALGLSLLTTVFIAHDVYLWTHPPTPKYFVIDGRKTREVTALDTPIVDDAQLLDWSTRAALAPYNINYNDYPQQLSAASRKFSKRGWNSFATSVMDTKNFDTMKRSMLLCYAQAQRAAVISEVATIAGALAYRIQVPIVQTCQNSQQNITQNLVIKALVTRTNEEDRPDGLEIDELVAVRQ from the coding sequence ATGCAAAACGAGCACGCCGCGATCAACCGCCGATTGTCCGATCCGGATTTTCAGGCGTCTCTTCTATCGAGGTCCATCGGACTCGCGCTCGGACTGTCGCTGCTGACGACGGTCTTTATCGCGCATGACGTGTATCTGTGGACGCATCCGCCGACCCCGAAATATTTCGTGATCGACGGACGGAAAACGCGCGAGGTCACCGCGCTCGACACGCCGATCGTCGACGACGCGCAGCTGCTCGATTGGTCGACGCGCGCCGCGCTCGCGCCTTACAACATCAACTACAATGATTATCCGCAGCAGCTCTCCGCTGCGAGCCGGAAATTCTCCAAGCGCGGCTGGAACAGTTTCGCCACCAGCGTGATGGACACCAAGAATTTCGACACGATGAAGCGGTCGATGCTGCTCTGCTACGCGCAGGCGCAGCGCGCCGCCGTCATCAGCGAAGTCGCCACGATCGCGGGCGCGCTCGCCTACCGCATCCAGGTTCCGATCGTTCAAACCTGCCAGAACAGCCAGCAGAACATCACGCAAAATCTCGTGATCAAAGCGCTCGTCACGAGAACGAACGAGGAGGATCGCCCGGACGGCTTGGAGATCGACGAGCTCGTGGCGGTTCGCCAATAG
- a CDS encoding DotA/TraY family protein, with product MACAAPALAQSATLAAPNYDVSWSALDPGLDWAAEVIKAVFPINGSSCSGAGQSATCTGSAATVIGELLGRFTGFSMALGMFYVCYLTIWNIYRTAETSNLLTNAMTSMFVVRIGFAAIMMFPIASGFSIGQAAVVQTSMWGIGMAGSLFKFAIKAIGPDAMVIATPIVPGTKNIVLGVMENELCRAFVNEATANPQIAPAPTPTLVSGSTTWAYSLSPGNQTGSPSCGTITVNQPSGAQQPIAGVNTDMTAKQNEILQNVITSDIRPVAESVAKSYWQTKQTSALTPLLAAYQNATRDYTQQLTSAASDIQKQLQNAIKPQDARAGKLGLINNTTTDLSTLGWASAGSYYLTFAQLNGRTLSLLNDLPIVNGPSYSGWSNALKTDLAPLIQASDNFLGQLRTYVNTADGANPPAGNADTFGNAAAREGGSWIERVFRSINLNEPLLNYIANSISPTSNQWSDPFGSLITLGQYLMTAALTAYGLAIAASSGTVQTGAAAFSLLTGNFAGAAAAAGLATVSDVFKALLTPLFFGLLALLIPGIMIAYVLPLIPWVMWIAGVTGYLILVIEAVIAVPLMMVAHMTFEGEGLHGRAIQVYELLFNVLFRPVLMLLGLFAGYFVFSSVSWLIRISFGVAVHFVLEKGWFVTNLIGLVVLLAIFVLLHIVVAIKAFGLISLIPHHVPKMLGFSPANRVDMDEFSKAAAWTGTEGTIKTLDGYARNQLKGAARQKGRNGVGSSSTPALSSPRKGITGPTDSSAKGGSVDSTLSAQTDVGDHNKDG from the coding sequence GTGGCTTGCGCCGCCCCGGCGCTCGCCCAATCCGCCACCCTGGCGGCGCCGAACTACGACGTCAGCTGGTCTGCCCTGGATCCAGGCCTCGACTGGGCCGCGGAAGTCATCAAAGCGGTATTCCCGATCAACGGTAGCAGTTGCAGCGGCGCCGGGCAGTCCGCGACATGCACCGGTTCCGCCGCCACCGTCATCGGCGAGTTGCTTGGGCGCTTCACCGGCTTCTCCATGGCGCTCGGTATGTTCTATGTGTGCTACCTGACCATCTGGAATATCTATCGCACCGCCGAGACCAGCAATCTCCTCACCAACGCGATGACCTCTATGTTCGTCGTGAGGATCGGCTTCGCCGCCATCATGATGTTCCCGATAGCGTCTGGGTTCTCGATCGGTCAGGCCGCCGTCGTCCAAACCTCCATGTGGGGCATCGGCATGGCGGGATCGCTCTTCAAATTCGCGATCAAGGCCATCGGACCCGATGCAATGGTCATCGCCACGCCGATCGTCCCCGGCACGAAAAACATCGTTCTCGGCGTCATGGAGAACGAGCTCTGCCGGGCCTTCGTCAATGAAGCGACCGCCAACCCGCAGATTGCGCCAGCCCCGACGCCGACGCTCGTCTCCGGCTCGACCACCTGGGCCTATTCGCTGTCCCCGGGCAATCAGACCGGCTCGCCCAGCTGCGGCACGATCACGGTCAACCAGCCCTCCGGCGCGCAGCAGCCCATCGCCGGCGTCAATACCGACATGACGGCAAAGCAGAACGAAATTCTCCAGAACGTCATCACATCGGATATTCGTCCCGTTGCCGAGAGTGTCGCGAAAAGCTATTGGCAGACCAAACAGACCTCGGCGCTCACTCCGCTGCTCGCCGCCTATCAGAATGCGACCCGCGACTACACGCAGCAGCTCACCTCTGCGGCGAGCGACATTCAGAAGCAGCTGCAGAACGCCATCAAACCCCAGGATGCGCGGGCCGGAAAGCTCGGTCTCATCAACAACACGACGACCGATCTGTCGACGCTCGGATGGGCGTCCGCCGGGTCCTATTATCTGACCTTCGCTCAGCTGAATGGCCGCACGCTGTCGCTGCTCAACGATCTGCCGATCGTCAACGGCCCGAGCTACAGCGGCTGGAGCAATGCGCTCAAGACAGATCTCGCGCCGCTGATCCAAGCCAGCGACAATTTTCTCGGGCAGCTGCGCACGTATGTGAACACCGCCGACGGGGCTAACCCGCCTGCAGGTAACGCCGACACGTTCGGAAATGCTGCGGCTCGCGAAGGCGGCTCCTGGATCGAGCGCGTTTTCCGTTCGATCAATCTCAACGAGCCGCTCTTGAACTATATCGCGAACAGCATCTCTCCGACATCGAACCAGTGGTCTGACCCCTTCGGCTCGCTCATCACGCTCGGCCAATATCTCATGACCGCGGCGCTGACGGCTTATGGGCTCGCGATCGCCGCGTCGTCCGGGACCGTTCAGACGGGAGCGGCGGCCTTCTCGCTGCTCACCGGCAATTTCGCCGGGGCCGCCGCCGCCGCCGGTCTCGCCACGGTCTCCGACGTCTTCAAGGCGCTGTTGACGCCCTTGTTCTTCGGTCTCCTGGCGCTTCTCATTCCCGGCATCATGATCGCCTATGTGCTGCCGCTCATCCCCTGGGTGATGTGGATCGCCGGCGTGACCGGCTATCTGATCCTCGTGATCGAAGCGGTGATCGCCGTTCCGCTCATGATGGTCGCCCATATGACATTCGAGGGCGAGGGCCTGCATGGTCGCGCCATCCAGGTCTATGAGCTACTGTTCAACGTGCTCTTCCGGCCGGTCCTCATGCTCCTCGGGCTCTTCGCCGGCTATTTCGTGTTCTCGTCGGTCTCCTGGCTCATCCGGATAAGCTTTGGAGTCGCCGTGCATTTCGTTCTCGAGAAGGGCTGGTTCGTCACCAATCTGATCGGACTCGTTGTGCTCCTAGCTATCTTCGTCTTGCTGCATATCGTGGTCGCGATCAAAGCCTTCGGACTGATCTCGCTCATCCCGCATCATGTGCCGAAGATGCTCGGCTTCTCGCCGGCGAACCGTGTCGATATGGACGAGTTCAGCAAGGCGGCCGCGTGGACCGGCACCGAGGGGACGATCAAGACGCTCGACGGTTACGCAAGAAATCAGCTGAAAGGGGCAGCACGACAAAAAGGCCGCAATGGTGTAGGGTCATCGTCGACCCCTGCGTTGTCCTCTCCGCGAAAGGGTATCACTGGCCCCACTGATAGCTCCGCGAAGGGCGGGAGCGTCGACTCGACCTTGAGCGCCCAGACGGACGTCGGAGATCATAATAAGGACGGCTGA
- a CDS encoding DotG/IcmE/VirB10 family protein, with protein sequence MSELFSKIPLLSQIREFNRGGRGGPARIVTIAVVGVSMTALLVGVSSISHPTLPESSVAKMPEVDPLPGGMHSNPAQDALLKRHAQSQADKALASGESYTPPLPAAAPLRLVDRRQPEEIAASEPPPEPAVVPIPEPAPIYVPPEHPQEEAPRVEQIAASEPTNTNASAGVNDEQFKQAVSDLFKQWEGRPPRTDLVLAPATDVRDDLAPGQGNRVEPRATSARSAPPAQQQQRAAENVLVPAGRGVYAHTVLSVNSDTGGPIVLQADTGPLAGDRMIGTFSKNQAVGALFGDTERLIVRINSVEHHGQTINVQGLVIAPDSMETAVATSVDQHYIERFALPTAAAFVAGLGQAIALSNSTIGYTPFGGMIQSYGKLNFREQAGIAGGAAAAQIGQTLQQQTPKGATVFLAANAGVGVIFLSNVVAAPETASVDPASLNTK encoded by the coding sequence ATGTCCGAGCTGTTTTCCAAGATCCCGCTGCTGTCGCAGATTCGCGAGTTCAATCGAGGCGGGCGGGGCGGCCCGGCTCGGATCGTCACGATCGCCGTGGTCGGCGTGTCGATGACCGCGCTGCTCGTCGGCGTCTCTTCGATCTCACATCCGACTCTCCCCGAGTCGTCGGTCGCCAAAATGCCGGAGGTCGACCCGCTGCCGGGCGGCATGCACAGCAATCCTGCGCAGGACGCGCTGCTGAAGCGTCATGCGCAGAGCCAAGCGGACAAAGCGCTCGCGTCGGGGGAGTCCTATACGCCGCCTTTGCCCGCGGCCGCGCCGCTGCGGCTCGTCGATCGGCGTCAGCCCGAGGAGATCGCCGCGTCGGAGCCCCCGCCCGAGCCGGCGGTGGTCCCGATTCCTGAACCAGCGCCGATTTACGTCCCTCCCGAGCATCCACAGGAAGAGGCTCCGCGTGTGGAGCAGATCGCCGCCAGCGAGCCCACGAACACGAACGCCAGCGCTGGAGTGAACGACGAGCAATTCAAGCAGGCTGTGAGCGATCTGTTCAAGCAGTGGGAAGGACGGCCACCGCGCACGGATCTGGTGTTGGCGCCGGCGACGGATGTTCGAGACGATCTCGCGCCGGGGCAGGGCAACCGCGTCGAGCCGCGCGCCACGAGCGCGCGCTCGGCGCCGCCGGCGCAACAACAGCAACGCGCGGCGGAAAACGTCTTGGTCCCGGCGGGACGCGGCGTCTACGCCCATACGGTGCTCTCGGTCAATTCCGACACGGGAGGGCCGATCGTCCTGCAGGCGGACACGGGACCGCTGGCGGGCGACCGAATGATCGGGACCTTCTCCAAGAACCAGGCGGTCGGCGCGCTGTTCGGCGACACCGAGCGGCTCATTGTCCGGATCAATTCGGTCGAGCACCACGGGCAAACGATAAACGTGCAAGGCCTGGTGATCGCGCCGGACAGCATGGAGACCGCCGTCGCGACCAGCGTCGATCAGCATTACATCGAGCGCTTCGCTCTGCCGACGGCGGCGGCCTTCGTCGCCGGTCTCGGGCAGGCCATCGCGCTGTCGAACTCGACGATCGGCTACACGCCGTTCGGAGGCATGATCCAGAGCTACGGCAAGCTCAATTTCCGAGAGCAGGCCGGCATCGCCGGCGGCGCGGCGGCGGCGCAGATCGGACAGACGCTGCAACAGCAAACGCCGAAGGGAGCGACCGTCTTTCTCGCCGCCAATGCGGGCGTCGGCGTCATCTTCTTGTCCAATGTCGTCGCGGCGCCGGAGACAGCGAGCGTCGATCCCGCGAGTCTCAACACGAAGTAG
- a CDS encoding helix-turn-helix transcriptional regulator encodes MVKKKKEEQQPDDKEQEENRDEFLVAIGERIRALRTSHGWTQRTLGDRCGMAATAIYLIEKGTQNSSLTTLKKVTSALGVTVATVLPEAERGVEMSFRLSENLTNRSEELLETLRSRRKSVDASFEEIEKKVLVYLELMKDLEAPK; translated from the coding sequence ATGGTCAAGAAAAAAAAGGAAGAGCAACAACCAGATGACAAAGAGCAGGAGGAGAATAGAGACGAGTTCCTGGTGGCGATCGGAGAGCGAATCCGGGCTTTGAGAACGTCGCACGGGTGGACGCAACGCACGCTCGGCGATCGATGCGGCATGGCTGCGACCGCTATCTACCTGATCGAAAAAGGAACGCAGAACAGCTCTCTCACGACGCTGAAAAAGGTGACTTCGGCGTTGGGAGTGACGGTGGCAACGGTGCTGCCGGAGGCTGAGAGGGGAGTCGAAATGTCGTTTCGACTGTCGGAAAATTTGACGAACAGATCGGAAGAGCTGCTGGAAACGCTTCGCTCTCGCCGCAAGTCCGTGGACGCTTCGTTCGAGGAGATCGAAAAAAAGGTTCTCGTCTACCTTGAGCTGATGAAGGACCTGGAGGCCCCGAAATAG
- a CDS encoding DotH/IcmK family type IV secretion protein, translating into MQHKRISFGVALVLLASASPCLAQQSAGLPGTADGGGVQATGTADRAANIIPLTPGMIRDLGKRFGDNKRAQEQATTEFAAPASRRVNVSFAPGQAVNIIQTVKGYPTAISFFDRTGEPWPIQWDTNSNPAAVTDGGNCNTGQNASGPAVAATGFYVCTPAKGSNVLEITPMSLQPRGGLVVTLQGAPKPISFLLIGGGGRYDADISIQVAERGPNAKAGTVRASAPDTAAPFLTAMLDGVPPAEATPMSVRGVSPDELRAWRLGDRVYLRTRLTLISPEWTASEAAEGGLTVYQLPATPVVLLSHQGRTVSASLTED; encoded by the coding sequence ATGCAGCACAAGCGAATATCATTTGGCGTGGCGCTCGTCCTATTGGCGAGCGCTTCGCCGTGCCTGGCGCAACAATCGGCGGGCCTTCCTGGAACTGCCGATGGCGGAGGCGTGCAGGCGACGGGGACGGCCGATCGCGCCGCGAACATCATTCCCCTGACGCCCGGAATGATCCGGGATCTGGGCAAGCGCTTCGGCGACAACAAGCGTGCGCAGGAGCAGGCGACGACGGAGTTCGCGGCGCCGGCGAGCCGGCGCGTCAATGTGTCCTTCGCGCCGGGGCAGGCGGTCAACATCATCCAGACGGTCAAGGGCTATCCGACGGCGATCTCTTTCTTCGACCGCACCGGCGAGCCATGGCCGATCCAATGGGACACGAACAGCAATCCCGCGGCCGTGACCGACGGCGGGAATTGCAACACGGGCCAGAACGCCAGCGGTCCCGCGGTCGCCGCTACGGGCTTTTATGTCTGCACGCCGGCCAAAGGATCGAACGTCCTGGAGATCACGCCGATGTCGCTACAGCCGCGCGGCGGTCTCGTGGTGACGCTGCAGGGCGCTCCGAAGCCGATCAGCTTTCTGTTGATCGGCGGCGGCGGTCGCTACGACGCCGATATTTCGATCCAGGTGGCGGAGCGCGGCCCGAATGCGAAGGCGGGGACCGTGCGCGCGAGCGCGCCGGATACGGCCGCCCCGTTCCTCACCGCCATGCTCGACGGCGTTCCGCCGGCCGAAGCGACCCCTATGTCGGTCCGAGGCGTCTCTCCCGACGAGCTGCGCGCCTGGCGGCTCGGCGATCGCGTCTATCTGCGCACGCGTCTCACCTTGATCTCCCCGGAGTGGACGGCGTCCGAGGCGGCCGAAGGAGGCCTCACCGTCTACCAGCTTCCCGCGACGCCGGTCGTGCTGCTCTCCCATCAGGGACGCACCGTTTCGGCCTCTTTGACGGAGGATTGA
- a CDS encoding ATP-binding protein: MLHWISRGLAAVSLMAKQPLASFCEIEASHGDALVTKHGDYVSFLRLGGMRRMSTRADIDRLANAMRIDISGTLENRGHAIVGWYASDPDLAAVEIERVNMSACREIAKEIGLELSDIFEERKKLWTGMMRWEAAYFILWTRATTLTKEERKQMKEEQAALAKKCPNIGDAQKFYLRSEVMAARHTGFVSRVVSSLKGLDVAATEISAHDALVVAREAMYRETVGSAWRPTLVGDAFRPRWPDEKDERPILETLMWPAIRDFFFDSDAVVHDGQRVEIGLYDYGCVDMTMGPEDPRPFVELSSRLGQDRVPWRVSFVIEGGGNSDMLLKSAGAQFLWMFPGNRDITRAFELLKRERENNNHIAVRLRASFATWAPSREVGKLRLRLSTLKQRLEAWGNCRGTTVIGDPLDGVMSSVPGLALASTAPPSVALIGDVLTMLPWGRTASPWDRGSVLFRQPNGAMWPYDPSGGSKRPQVLDTFVAPPRSGKSVLANTINLGLCLSSVALGAVGAKLPLIGKVDIGDSAEGFVLLIQEALGPQRRQEAIYTRMQFAPGFEFNVFDLQVGCEYPLPLEKAFLQNFLALVTLPPDQSTPFEGMNQMIGIVIDEAYRLCTDVPGASPKRYRRGIEPLIDIAIKRHGVDLHQDEPHWRDVVTALCAVGEYRLAEVAQRHAVPVLEDLVGAARTDQVKDMFGKLTIAMTAEQASDLFERYIYDVIRKFPTLNSPTRLDFGAARIIVMDLAEVAPTGSAAANRQTEMMYMLARHIIARNFFLKPDYLPFVPEDARSFHQPRFQEIYESVKRLDYDEWHRTQGSPQVRAQAELDVREGPKHNVQLGFASQRLRDMGDAIVSQSTGRFVLRAGDDAEAEEIVQRFNLSEASADIVRHRLHGPGPAGAPFLVVLQADNAKYEQMLVNTLGPIELWALSTTPGDRALRNRLYDRIGFREALRRLAKIFPGGSAEKEIEERKAKRMRRGELDARAETGVVDELADELADARGIGAKLRYGDSGSEFNAAAAR, encoded by the coding sequence ATGCTCCATTGGATTTCCCGCGGGCTCGCCGCAGTGTCGTTGATGGCCAAGCAGCCCCTCGCGAGCTTTTGCGAAATCGAAGCCTCGCATGGCGATGCGCTCGTCACCAAGCACGGCGATTATGTGAGCTTCCTCCGTCTCGGCGGCATGCGCCGCATGTCGACGCGAGCCGATATCGATCGCCTCGCCAACGCCATGCGCATCGACATCTCCGGGACGTTGGAGAACAGGGGACATGCGATCGTCGGATGGTACGCCTCCGATCCCGATCTCGCGGCGGTCGAGATCGAGCGCGTCAACATGTCGGCCTGCCGGGAGATCGCCAAGGAAATCGGGCTGGAGCTCAGCGACATTTTCGAGGAGCGCAAAAAGCTCTGGACCGGCATGATGCGCTGGGAGGCGGCGTATTTCATCTTGTGGACGCGCGCGACGACGCTCACCAAGGAAGAGCGCAAGCAGATGAAGGAGGAGCAGGCGGCGCTCGCCAAGAAATGCCCGAACATCGGCGACGCCCAGAAATTCTATCTTCGCAGCGAAGTCATGGCGGCGCGGCACACCGGCTTCGTCTCGCGCGTCGTGTCGTCCCTGAAAGGACTCGATGTCGCCGCGACGGAAATCTCGGCGCATGATGCTCTCGTCGTCGCACGCGAGGCCATGTATCGCGAGACGGTCGGCTCCGCCTGGCGTCCGACCCTGGTCGGAGACGCCTTTCGTCCGCGCTGGCCGGATGAGAAGGATGAGCGTCCGATCCTGGAAACGCTGATGTGGCCGGCGATCCGCGATTTCTTCTTCGACTCCGACGCCGTCGTCCATGACGGGCAGAGGGTGGAGATCGGCCTCTATGATTACGGCTGCGTCGATATGACGATGGGGCCGGAGGATCCGCGGCCGTTCGTCGAGCTGTCGTCACGGCTCGGGCAGGATCGCGTCCCTTGGCGCGTCTCCTTCGTGATCGAGGGCGGCGGCAATTCGGACATGCTCCTGAAGAGCGCCGGCGCGCAGTTCTTGTGGATGTTTCCCGGCAACCGGGACATCACCCGCGCCTTCGAGCTTTTGAAGCGCGAGCGCGAAAACAACAACCATATCGCCGTGCGCCTGCGGGCGTCCTTCGCCACCTGGGCGCCGTCCAGAGAAGTCGGCAAGCTCCGGTTGCGGCTGTCGACATTGAAGCAGCGCCTCGAGGCCTGGGGCAATTGCCGGGGCACGACCGTCATCGGCGATCCGCTCGACGGCGTCATGAGCAGCGTGCCGGGATTGGCGCTGGCATCCACGGCGCCGCCGTCGGTCGCGCTGATCGGCGACGTGCTGACGATGCTGCCCTGGGGACGAACGGCCTCCCCCTGGGACCGGGGCAGCGTGCTGTTCCGCCAGCCCAACGGCGCCATGTGGCCCTACGACCCATCCGGCGGCTCGAAGCGTCCGCAGGTGCTCGACACATTCGTCGCGCCGCCCCGCTCGGGCAAATCGGTTCTCGCCAATACGATCAACCTCGGCCTCTGTCTCAGCTCCGTCGCGCTCGGCGCGGTCGGCGCGAAGCTGCCGCTGATCGGCAAGGTCGATATCGGCGATTCGGCGGAAGGCTTCGTGCTGCTCATTCAAGAAGCGCTCGGACCGCAACGCCGGCAGGAGGCGATCTACACGCGCATGCAATTCGCGCCGGGCTTCGAGTTCAACGTCTTCGATCTGCAGGTCGGCTGCGAATATCCGCTGCCGCTCGAAAAGGCCTTCCTGCAGAATTTTCTCGCGCTGGTCACGCTGCCGCCCGATCAGAGCACGCCCTTCGAGGGCATGAACCAGATGATCGGCATCGTCATCGACGAAGCCTATCGGCTCTGCACCGACGTTCCGGGCGCGTCCCCCAAGCGCTATCGGCGCGGGATCGAGCCGCTCATCGACATCGCGATCAAGCGACACGGCGTCGATCTCCACCAGGACGAGCCACATTGGCGAGACGTGGTGACAGCTTTGTGCGCGGTGGGAGAATATCGTCTCGCGGAAGTGGCGCAACGGCATGCGGTTCCGGTGCTGGAGGATCTGGTCGGGGCCGCGCGAACCGACCAGGTCAAGGACATGTTCGGCAAGCTCACCATCGCCATGACGGCGGAGCAGGCCTCGGACCTCTTCGAGCGCTACATCTACGACGTCATCCGCAAGTTTCCGACATTGAACAGCCCGACGCGGCTCGATTTCGGGGCGGCGCGCATCATCGTCATGGATCTCGCCGAAGTGGCGCCGACCGGCTCGGCGGCGGCCAATCGGCAGACCGAGATGATGTATATGCTCGCCCGCCACATCATCGCGCGCAACTTCTTCCTCAAGCCGGATTACCTGCCATTCGTGCCGGAAGATGCGCGGAGCTTCCACCAGCCACGCTTCCAGGAAATCTACGAATCGGTGAAGCGGCTCGACTATGACGAATGGCACCGCACGCAAGGCAGTCCGCAAGTTCGCGCGCAAGCCGAGCTCGATGTGCGCGAAGGCCCCAAGCACAATGTTCAGCTCGGCTTCGCCAGTCAGCGCTTGAGGGACATGGGCGACGCGATCGTCAGCCAATCGACGGGACGCTTCGTGCTGCGGGCCGGCGACGACGCGGAAGCCGAAGAGATCGTGCAGCGCTTCAATCTCTCCGAAGCGAGCGCCGACATCGTCCGCCACCGCCTTCATGGACCCGGTCCGGCCGGCGCGCCGTTCCTGGTGGTGCTGCAAGCCGATAACGCGAAATATGAGCAAATGCTCGTCAACACGCTCGGGCCGATCGAGCTGTGGGCACTTTCGACGACGCCTGGCGATAGAGCGCTGCGCAATCGTCTCTATGACCGCATCGGGTTTCGCGAGGCGCTGCGGCGTCTCGCGAAAATATTCCCGGGCGGGTCGGCGGAAAAAGAGATCGAGGAGCGCAAGGCCAAGCGCATGCGCCGCGGCGAGCTCGACGCGCGCGCGGAGACGGGCGTCGTCGACGAATTGGCGGACGAGCTGGCCGACGCGCGCGGGATCGGCGCGAAGCTTCGATATGGCGATAGCGGCTCTGAGTTCAACGCGGCCGCGGCTCGATAG
- a CDS encoding ProQ/FinO family protein — protein sequence MIAGSPRVDLDGVVRAAITSEEIGQAERLLLEFESRARSRKIPASESHAVLAELVMSFPACFKPRDVRGRPAVAIGIHSDILERRPDLDLPKVRKALWVYVTGLDYLRGMIPGAPRIDLDGAVTQFVTEQEATNAKRRLAFLRDRIKAARVVADGKA from the coding sequence GTGATCGCCGGATCGCCGCGCGTCGATCTCGATGGCGTCGTGCGAGCCGCGATCACATCCGAAGAGATCGGGCAGGCCGAGCGGCTCCTTCTCGAGTTCGAGAGCAGAGCGCGATCCCGTAAAATCCCGGCGAGCGAAAGTCATGCCGTGCTCGCCGAGCTGGTCATGAGCTTTCCAGCCTGCTTCAAGCCGCGCGACGTCCGCGGCCGGCCAGCGGTAGCGATCGGCATTCACAGCGATATCCTCGAGCGCCGTCCCGATCTCGATCTGCCGAAGGTGCGAAAGGCTCTCTGGGTCTATGTGACGGGCCTCGATTATTTGCGCGGGATGATTCCTGGAGCTCCGCGCATCGATCTCGACGGCGCGGTGACGCAATTCGTTACCGAGCAGGAAGCGACCAACGCGAAACGCCGCCTCGCCTTTCTTCGCGACAGGATCAAGGCCGCGCGAGTGGTGGCGGACGGAAAGGCGTAG
- a CDS encoding ProQ/FINO family protein: protein MTDTTESQAADQSRRSIDREAQKRSHAEVRALLDELIEAFPASFKPHGAKGQPPLAIGVEADILLHRPHIDPAPLSLALQVYTAGPEYTAA from the coding sequence ATGACCGACACGACAGAGAGCCAAGCAGCAGACCAATCGCGGCGCTCGATCGACCGGGAGGCGCAAAAGCGCTCTCATGCCGAAGTTCGCGCGCTTCTCGATGAATTGATCGAGGCCTTCCCCGCCTCCTTTAAACCGCATGGCGCAAAAGGCCAACCGCCGCTCGCCATCGGGGTGGAAGCGGACATCCTCCTCCACCGGCCTCACATCGATCCCGCCCCGCTGAGCCTGGCGCTGCAGGTCTACACCGCTGGTCCGGAATATACCGCAGCGTGA
- a CDS encoding IS256 family transposase, with protein sequence MTKDTTKTAAVAADIMLFDNWFDPIENGVRERVRGFIETMLEEELESALSRPRYARRKTGSDEDAAATIVGCRHGHRKRALTGTFGKTEIAVPRARIQGENGKTSEWKSASLGAYQRRTKAADALIAGAYLAGTNTRRVRRALNAVFAGAVGKDVVSRAWRKVKGDWDAWNKRLLGEEPIVRLILDGTVVRVRLDKKATSISLLVALGVRRDGQKVLLAIKNMGGESEAAWRALLDDLVKRGMQTPELVIVDGAPGLEKALAALWSDIAVQRCTVHKHRNLLAHAPERLHEEISNDYKDMIYADTKQEVEAKRKAFIRKWRLKHKPVADSLEEAGDKLLTFTRFPPSQWKSIRTSNAIERLHEEFKRRIKTQTVLPSADTAAMLFWALLASGQITMRKVAGWQSLAERPSDQPIDLAA encoded by the coding sequence ATGACGAAGGATACCACGAAGACGGCGGCTGTCGCGGCCGACATCATGCTTTTCGACAATTGGTTCGACCCGATCGAGAACGGCGTTCGCGAGCGCGTGCGCGGCTTCATCGAGACGATGCTGGAAGAGGAATTGGAGAGCGCGCTGTCGCGGCCGCGCTACGCACGCCGCAAAACGGGCTCGGACGAAGACGCCGCCGCGACCATCGTCGGCTGCCGGCATGGGCATCGCAAACGTGCGCTGACGGGCACGTTCGGAAAGACGGAGATCGCCGTGCCGCGAGCCCGCATCCAGGGCGAGAACGGCAAGACCAGCGAGTGGAAGAGCGCGTCGCTCGGGGCCTATCAGCGCCGCACCAAGGCCGCCGACGCCTTGATCGCCGGCGCCTATCTCGCCGGGACCAACACGCGCCGCGTGCGCCGCGCGTTGAATGCCGTTTTCGCCGGGGCGGTCGGGAAGGATGTGGTCAGCCGCGCCTGGCGCAAGGTGAAAGGCGATTGGGATGCCTGGAACAAGCGTTTGCTCGGCGAGGAGCCGATCGTGCGCCTCATTCTCGACGGCACTGTCGTGCGCGTCCGGCTCGATAAGAAGGCCACTTCGATCTCGCTTCTGGTCGCGCTCGGCGTGCGGCGGGACGGGCAGAAGGTTCTGCTCGCGATCAAGAACATGGGCGGAGAAAGCGAGGCGGCTTGGCGGGCGCTGCTCGACGATCTCGTGAAGCGCGGCATGCAGACGCCGGAGCTGGTCATCGTCGACGGCGCGCCGGGTCTCGAGAAGGCGCTGGCGGCCTTGTGGTCCGATATAGCGGTTCAGCGCTGCACGGTGCACAAGCATCGAAATCTCCTCGCTCACGCGCCGGAGCGGCTGCATGAGGAAATATCGAACGACTACAAGGATATGATCTATGCCGACACGAAGCAGGAGGTCGAAGCGAAACGCAAGGCGTTCATCCGGAAATGGCGGCTGAAGCACAAGCCCGTCGCCGACAGCCTGGAGGAGGCCGGCGACAAGCTCCTCACCTTCACGCGCTTTCCGCCGAGCCAGTGGAAATCGATCCGCACCTCGAATGCGATCGAGCGATTGCATGAAGAGTTCAAGCGACGGATCAAGACGCAAACCGTGCTGCCGAGCGCCGACACCGCCGCCATGTTGTTCTGGGCGCTGTTGGCGTCGGGTCAGATCACCATGCGAAAGGTCGCCGGTTGGCAGAGCCTCGCCGAGCGGCCCTCCGATCAGCCTATTGATCTTGCCGCTTGA